Proteins encoded together in one Paracoccus sp. SMMA_5_TC window:
- a CDS encoding heparinase II/III family protein, with the protein MTDTTLAPPGFLRRPEPKAIGHAGRGEQIVAGVLHLGGMTLTGDFMAAALPPTLAGELHGFGWLDDLAALGTPPARAIAQEQVLLWLRRHPQPQPQTPEWAPEIAGRRLLRWVFHAGMILPGLDRDGARPYFRGLDLHLGHLRDSWYDSQDGLARLEALAGLAIAALHLRERQALAGPALTALAEEAEAMGLEALTESRAPETLLEAMALLVWAREVAEEAGQPVPTQLMTMIGRIAPILRALRHADGGLPCFHGGGRGAPGRLDRCLRAAPGPALPAQGLAMGYARMARGRSTLILDAASPPAGPSAATAHASTLGFELTVQRQPLIVNCGPGGGFGATWARASRATASHSALCLAGLSSSRLKPDLLPGEPDLLTARPELVWAGDCDALGNLTAPDCGPAHAPHPAHLLAGHDGWLQSHGLTHLRELWLEPDGLTLRGEDSLAALDASAQARLERLRPDDGLAFDLHFHLHPEISAETESGGVRLLLPDGQEWRFNHDGVGQARLEPSCLLDPALPAPRPSLQIVLSARLLGRAIQIGWTLARSGAR; encoded by the coding sequence ATGACCGACACCACGCTTGCGCCCCCCGGGTTCCTGCGCCGTCCCGAACCCAAGGCCATCGGCCATGCCGGCCGCGGCGAACAGATCGTCGCCGGGGTGCTGCATCTGGGCGGCATGACGCTGACGGGCGATTTCATGGCCGCCGCCCTGCCGCCGACGCTGGCGGGGGAACTGCACGGCTTTGGCTGGCTGGACGATCTGGCGGCGCTGGGCACGCCGCCCGCGCGTGCCATCGCCCAGGAACAGGTTCTGCTGTGGCTGCGCCGTCACCCGCAGCCGCAGCCGCAAACCCCGGAATGGGCGCCCGAGATCGCCGGCCGGCGGCTGCTGCGTTGGGTCTTTCATGCGGGGATGATCCTGCCCGGCCTGGACCGCGACGGCGCGCGGCCGTATTTTCGCGGCCTTGATCTGCATCTGGGGCATTTGCGCGACAGCTGGTATGACAGTCAGGACGGGCTGGCCCGGCTCGAGGCGCTGGCGGGCCTGGCCATCGCCGCGCTGCATCTGCGCGAACGTCAGGCGCTGGCCGGTCCGGCATTGACCGCCCTTGCCGAAGAGGCCGAGGCCATGGGCCTCGAGGCGCTGACCGAAAGCCGCGCGCCCGAAACCCTGCTCGAGGCGATGGCGCTTCTGGTCTGGGCCCGCGAGGTCGCCGAAGAGGCCGGCCAGCCCGTGCCCACCCAACTGATGACGATGATCGGCCGCATCGCGCCGATCCTGCGGGCGCTGCGCCACGCCGATGGCGGCCTGCCCTGCTTTCACGGCGGCGGTCGCGGGGCGCCCGGGCGGCTGGACCGCTGCCTGCGCGCGGCGCCCGGCCCGGCCCTGCCGGCGCAGGGGCTGGCGATGGGCTATGCGCGCATGGCGCGCGGGCGCAGCACGCTGATCCTGGATGCGGCGTCGCCGCCGGCGGGGCCTTCGGCGGCCACGGCCCATGCCTCGACCCTGGGGTTCGAGCTGACGGTCCAGCGCCAACCGCTGATCGTCAATTGCGGGCCCGGCGGCGGCTTCGGCGCGACATGGGCACGGGCCAGTCGCGCCACCGCCAGCCATTCGGCGCTGTGCCTGGCGGGGCTGTCATCCTCGCGGTTGAAGCCCGATCTGCTGCCGGGCGAGCCCGACCTGCTGACGGCGCGGCCGGAACTGGTCTGGGCGGGTGATTGCGACGCGCTGGGCAACCTGACCGCGCCCGATTGCGGTCCGGCCCATGCGCCGCATCCGGCGCATCTGCTGGCCGGCCATGACGGCTGGCTGCAAAGCCACGGGCTGACGCATCTGCGCGAATTGTGGCTGGAACCCGACGGGCTGACCCTGCGCGGCGAGGATTCGCTGGCGGCACTGGATGCCAGCGCCCAGGCACGGCTGGAACGGTTGCGGCCCGACGATGGCCTGGCCTTCGATCTGCATTTCCACCTGCACCCCGAAATCAGCGCCGAGACCGAATCCGGGGGCGTCCGGCTGCTGTTGCCCGACGGCCAGGAATGGCGCTTTAACCATGACGGGGTCGGGCAGGCGCGGCTCGAGCCATCGTGCCTGCTGGACCCGGCCCTGCCGGCGCCGCGGCCGTCGCTGCAGATCGTGCTTTCTGCGCGGCTTCTGGGGCGCGCCATCCAGATCGGCTGGACCTTGGCGCGTTCCGGCGCTAGGTGA
- the purH gene encoding bifunctional phosphoribosylaminoimidazolecarboxamide formyltransferase/IMP cyclohydrolase, which yields MTDRIPLKRALISVSDKTGLVDFARALAARGVEILSTGGTARSLREAGLSVIDVAEVTGFPEMMDGRVKTLHPAVHGGLLALRDNQEHMAAAQAHGIGLIDLLVVNLYPFEATVAKGADHDDCIENIDIGGPAMIRAAAKNHAFVTVVVDVQDYAAVLAELDANDDRTSLAFRQRQAQIAYARTAAYDAAVSNWLAQAIGDQAPRRRSFAGELAQTLRYGENPHQSAAFYTDGSNRPGVATARQWQGKELSYNNINDTDAAFELVAEFDPADGPAVAIIKHANPCGVARGATALEAYRRAFDCDRTSAFGGIIALNGVLDGETARAITDIFTEVVIAPDATDEAREVFAAKKNLRLLTTGGLPDPRAPGLAFRQVAGGFLVQGRDNGVIQPAELRVVTQRQPDAGEMQDLLFAWTVAKHVKSNAIVYARDLATVGIGAGQMSRVDSTRIGKRKSEDMAEALGLPQALSIGASVASDAFFPFADGIEALAAAGARAVIQPGGSMRDAEVIAAADRLGLAMVFTGQRHFRH from the coding sequence ATGACCGACCGTATTCCGCTGAAGCGCGCGCTGATTTCCGTTTCCGACAAGACCGGCCTTGTGGATTTTGCCCGTGCCCTGGCCGCGCGCGGGGTCGAGATCCTGTCCACCGGCGGCACCGCCCGGTCGCTGCGCGAGGCCGGGCTGAGCGTCATCGATGTGGCCGAGGTCACCGGCTTTCCCGAAATGATGGACGGCCGCGTCAAGACCCTGCACCCGGCGGTGCATGGCGGGCTGCTGGCCCTGCGCGACAATCAGGAACACATGGCGGCGGCCCAGGCCCATGGCATCGGGCTGATCGACCTGCTGGTGGTCAACCTCTATCCCTTCGAGGCGACGGTGGCCAAGGGCGCCGACCATGACGACTGTATCGAGAACATCGACATCGGCGGGCCGGCGATGATCCGCGCCGCGGCCAAGAACCACGCCTTTGTCACCGTGGTTGTGGATGTGCAGGACTATGCCGCGGTGCTGGCGGAACTGGACGCCAACGATGACCGCACCAGCCTTGCCTTTCGCCAGCGCCAGGCGCAGATCGCCTATGCCCGCACCGCCGCCTATGACGCGGCGGTGTCGAACTGGCTGGCGCAGGCGATCGGCGACCAGGCGCCGCGCCGGCGCAGCTTCGCCGGCGAACTGGCGCAGACCCTGCGCTATGGCGAGAACCCGCATCAATCGGCGGCCTTCTATACCGACGGCTCGAACCGCCCCGGGGTCGCCACCGCCCGCCAGTGGCAGGGCAAGGAGCTGAGCTACAACAACATCAACGACACCGACGCCGCCTTTGAACTGGTGGCCGAGTTCGATCCGGCCGACGGACCGGCGGTGGCGATCATCAAGCACGCCAACCCCTGCGGCGTCGCCCGCGGCGCCACCGCGCTCGAGGCCTATCGCCGCGCCTTCGACTGTGACCGCACCTCTGCCTTTGGCGGCATCATCGCGTTGAACGGCGTCCTGGACGGCGAGACCGCCCGCGCCATCACCGACATCTTCACCGAGGTGGTGATCGCCCCCGACGCCACCGACGAGGCGCGCGAGGTCTTTGCTGCCAAGAAGAACCTGCGCCTGCTGACCACCGGCGGCCTGCCCGATCCGCGTGCGCCCGGCCTGGCCTTTCGCCAGGTGGCCGGCGGCTTTCTGGTGCAGGGCCGCGACAATGGCGTGATCCAGCCGGCCGAACTGCGGGTGGTGACGCAACGCCAGCCCGATGCCGGCGAAATGCAGGATCTGCTGTTCGCCTGGACCGTGGCCAAGCATGTGAAATCGAACGCCATCGTCTATGCCCGCGACCTGGCTACCGTCGGCATCGGCGCCGGCCAGATGAGCCGGGTCGATTCCACCCGCATCGGCAAGCGCAAGTCCGAAGACATGGCCGAGGCCCTCGGCCTGCCGCAGGCGCTGAGCATCGGCGCATCGGTCGCCTCGGATGCGTTCTTTCCCTTTGCCGACGGCATCGAGGCCCTGGCCGCGGCCGGCGCCCGCGCGGTGATCCAGCCCGGCGGTTCGATGCGCGACGCCGAGGTGATCGCCGCCGCCGACCGGCTGGGCCTGGCGATGGTGTTCACCGGCCAGCGGCATTTCCGGCACTGA
- the lspA gene encoding signal peptidase II produces MAAPAAPRARKGPVAPRRRAKKPPPPSVWRAVLIAAGAVFVLDQVLKYLVVHTLRLDRVREIDVLDPWLNLRMAWNQGMNFGLFASDVEVMRWVLIAIALAVCLWVAIWIGRARPSRFAQVAAGLLIGGALGNVVDRLLYGAVADFLNMSLPGWRNPYSFNLADIAIFLGAVGLVLQPPESKPQPRRRRNPAQPRVSPRPAPRAKASAEATPPATDATAAPEQGRLALDDKTRDGDGKTR; encoded by the coding sequence ATGGCCGCGCCCGCCGCCCCGCGGGCCCGCAAGGGCCCCGTCGCCCCCCGCCGCCGCGCGAAAAAGCCGCCGCCGCCCTCGGTCTGGCGGGCGGTGCTGATCGCGGCCGGGGCGGTCTTTGTGCTGGATCAGGTGCTGAAATATCTGGTCGTGCACACGCTGCGGCTGGATCGGGTGCGCGAAATCGACGTGCTGGATCCTTGGCTGAATCTGCGCATGGCCTGGAACCAGGGCATGAACTTCGGCCTGTTCGCCAGCGATGTCGAGGTGATGCGCTGGGTGCTGATCGCGATCGCGCTGGCGGTTTGCCTGTGGGTCGCGATCTGGATCGGGCGCGCGCGGCCGTCGCGCTTTGCCCAGGTCGCGGCCGGGCTGCTGATCGGCGGCGCGCTGGGCAATGTGGTGGACCGGCTGCTTTACGGCGCGGTCGCCGATTTCCTGAACATGTCGCTGCCGGGCTGGCGCAACCCATACAGCTTCAACCTGGCCGACATCGCCATCTTCCTGGGTGCCGTGGGCCTTGTGCTGCAACCGCCCGAATCCAAGCCCCAGCCCAGGCGTCGCCGCAACCCGGCCCAGCCGCGGGTCTCGCCGCGCCCGGCGCCGCGCGCCAAGGCGTCAGCCGAGGCCACGCCCCCGGCGACCGATGCCACGGCCGCGCCCGAACAGGGCCGGTTGGCGCTGGACGACAAGACCCGTGACGGGGACGGCAAGACGCGCTAG
- a CDS encoding DUF3035 domain-containing protein: MRAIVLTMTLLGLAACSSDPHLMNMNAGSSSPDEFGIVPTRPLTMPADLNMLPPPTPGGSNITDPTPQADAVAVLGGNPAQLSAQGSPASDAALLAYTGRLGRDPGIRQTVAQEDVEWRSRNGRRLLEVLARTNVYYRAYEPMTLDSWAELKRWRPTGVLLPAAPPEVRQPRPVNPDPRLLNR, from the coding sequence ATGCGGGCGATCGTGCTGACCATGACCTTGCTGGGGCTTGCCGCCTGTAGCAGCGATCCGCATCTGATGAACATGAATGCCGGCAGCTCCAGCCCGGATGAATTCGGCATCGTTCCGACCCGACCGCTGACCATGCCGGCCGATCTGAACATGCTGCCGCCGCCCACGCCGGGCGGCAGCAACATCACCGACCCGACGCCCCAGGCCGATGCGGTGGCGGTTCTGGGCGGCAATCCCGCGCAATTGTCGGCGCAGGGCAGCCCGGCCAGCGATGCGGCGCTGCTGGCCTATACCGGGCGCCTGGGCCGCGACCCGGGCATTCGCCAGACCGTGGCGCAAGAGGATGTCGAATGGCGCTCCCGCAACGGCCGGCGCCTGCTCGAGGTGCTGGCGCGCACCAATGTCTATTACCGCGCCTATGAGCCGATGACGCTGGACAGCTGGGCCGAGCTGAAACGCTGGCGTCCGACCGGGGTGCTGCTGCCCGCCGCCCCGCCCGAGGTGCGCCAGCCCCGGCCGGTGAATCCCGATCCGCGGCTGCTGAACCGCTAG
- a CDS encoding M16 family metallopeptidase: protein MTRPTRLAAAALALAATPALAEMPPGISHFTLPNGLETVVIEDHRAPVVVQMLWYRIGSADEQPGKSGIAHYLEHLMFKGTDKLAAGELSKTVTANGGMDNAFTSYDYTTYFQRIAADRLPLIMQMEADRMANLRIGEDDWQAERQVVLEERSQRTDSDPGAQFAEERSAVQFYNHPYGRPVIGWRQEMEALTREDAIAWYDAHYAPNDAVLIVAGDVTAQQVQDLAQQYYGPIPPKPGATRKPRPQEPVQYSPRRIQRSDPRVAQPVMTRTVIAPERNPGDQRTAAALSVLAELLAGSAQTSVLARELVLTGKALYVDAAYDGLSVDPTTFGLSLVPAPGVDNAEAEAALDAALNRFLKDGPDPAELDRVKTRIRAARIYAQDSAHGRAYDYGQGLATGLTVQDVNDWPEILAAVTAEDIRAAARLVLDNPATVTGWLLPAEGSDAPPEAALSTPAPLTTQTQTQTEPGEQP, encoded by the coding sequence ATGACACGCCCCACACGCCTGGCCGCCGCCGCGTTGGCCTTGGCCGCGACACCCGCCCTGGCCGAAATGCCGCCCGGTATCAGCCACTTCACCCTGCCCAACGGCCTTGAAACCGTGGTGATCGAGGATCACCGCGCCCCGGTCGTGGTGCAGATGCTGTGGTATCGGATCGGGTCGGCCGACGAACAGCCGGGCAAGTCGGGGATTGCGCATTACCTGGAACATCTGATGTTCAAGGGCACCGACAAGCTGGCTGCGGGCGAGCTGTCAAAGACCGTGACCGCCAATGGCGGCATGGACAATGCCTTTACCAGCTATGACTACACCACCTATTTCCAGCGCATCGCCGCCGATCGGCTGCCGCTGATCATGCAGATGGAGGCCGACCGCATGGCCAACCTGCGCATCGGCGAGGACGATTGGCAGGCCGAGCGCCAGGTGGTGCTCGAGGAACGCTCGCAGCGCACCGACAGCGACCCCGGCGCCCAGTTCGCCGAGGAACGCAGCGCGGTGCAGTTCTACAACCACCCCTATGGTCGCCCGGTGATCGGCTGGCGTCAGGAGATGGAGGCGCTGACGCGCGAGGATGCCATCGCCTGGTATGATGCCCATTACGCCCCGAACGATGCGGTGCTGATCGTCGCCGGCGACGTGACTGCCCAGCAGGTGCAGGATCTGGCGCAGCAATATTACGGGCCGATACCGCCGAAGCCCGGCGCCACCCGCAAGCCGCGACCGCAAGAGCCGGTGCAATATTCGCCCCGTCGCATCCAGCGCAGCGATCCGCGCGTCGCCCAGCCGGTGATGACACGCACGGTCATCGCCCCCGAACGCAACCCGGGCGATCAGCGCACCGCCGCGGCGCTGAGCGTGCTGGCCGAACTGCTTGCCGGATCGGCCCAGACCTCGGTGCTGGCGCGCGAACTGGTGCTGACGGGCAAGGCGCTTTACGTCGATGCCGCCTATGACGGGCTGTCGGTCGATCCGACCACCTTCGGCCTGTCGCTGGTCCCCGCCCCCGGCGTCGACAATGCCGAGGCCGAGGCGGCGCTGGACGCGGCGCTGAACAGGTTTCTGAAGGACGGGCCCGACCCGGCGGAGCTTGACCGGGTCAAGACCCGGATCCGGGCCGCGCGCATCTATGCCCAGGATTCGGCGCATGGTCGCGCCTATGACTATGGCCAGGGCCTGGCGACCGGGCTGACGGTGCAGGATGTCAACGACTGGCCCGAGATCCTGGCCGCCGTCACCGCCGAGGACATCCGCGCCGCCGCCCGGCTGGTGCTGGACAATCCCGCCACCGTCACCGGCTGGCTGCTGCCCGCCGAAGGCAGTGATGCCCCGCCCGAGGCCGCCCTGTCCACACCGGCCCCGTTGACGACCCAGACCCAGACCCAGACCGAACCGGGGGAACAGCCATGA
- a CDS encoding M16 family metallopeptidase → MIRALAACLLLALSGLPARAIDIQQVTSPGGISAWLVEDHSIPFTALTLMFRGGASMDPPDRRGAVSLMTALLEEGAGERDSVQYAQAVEDLGARFGFDAGDDALRVSARMLSENRDQAADLLRDALTRPRFDPDAVERVRAQLQAAIRAEATDPQAIATKELARQAWGDHPYASSVNGSRESVAALNHDDLRDAQARLLARDRVVVAAAGDITGPELGLLLDRVLGDLPAKGSAPLPPPAQLQLTGGVTVIDWDSPQTVVSFAQPGLPMSDPDYFAALVADHILGGGGFSSRLMDQIREKRGLTYGVGTGLANGVYGQTWQGGMASANDKVAEAVALIRAEWDRFARDGVTDRELTDAKTYLTGEYPLRFDGNGKIAGILAGMQLIGLPADYVNTRNGMIEAVTAEDVQRVARRLLDSRQIRFVLVGRPQGIEASP, encoded by the coding sequence ATGATCCGCGCCCTTGCCGCCTGCCTGCTGCTGGCCTTGTCCGGCCTGCCGGCGCGTGCCATCGACATTCAGCAGGTGACCTCACCCGGCGGCATCAGCGCCTGGCTGGTCGAGGATCATTCGATCCCCTTCACCGCGCTGACGCTGATGTTCCGCGGCGGCGCCAGCATGGACCCGCCCGACCGGCGCGGCGCCGTCAGCCTGATGACCGCGCTGCTCGAGGAAGGCGCGGGCGAACGCGATTCGGTGCAATATGCCCAGGCGGTCGAGGATCTGGGCGCGCGCTTCGGCTTTGACGCCGGCGATGACGCGCTGCGGGTCAGCGCCCGCATGCTCAGCGAGAACCGTGACCAGGCGGCCGATCTGCTGCGCGATGCCCTGACCCGGCCGCGGTTCGATCCCGATGCGGTGGAACGCGTGCGCGCCCAGCTTCAGGCCGCCATCCGCGCCGAGGCGACCGATCCCCAGGCCATCGCCACCAAGGAACTGGCGCGTCAGGCCTGGGGCGATCACCCCTATGCCAGTTCGGTGAACGGCAGCCGCGAATCGGTCGCGGCATTGAATCACGACGATCTGCGCGATGCCCAGGCGCGGCTGCTGGCGCGCGATCGGGTGGTGGTGGCCGCCGCCGGCGACATCACCGGGCCGGAACTGGGGCTGCTGCTGGATCGGGTGCTGGGCGATCTGCCGGCCAAGGGCAGCGCCCCGCTGCCGCCGCCCGCGCAGCTGCAACTGACGGGCGGCGTCACCGTGATCGACTGGGACAGCCCGCAGACGGTAGTCAGCTTTGCCCAACCCGGCCTGCCGATGTCGGACCCGGACTATTTCGCCGCGCTGGTGGCCGATCACATCCTGGGCGGGGGCGGGTTTTCCTCGCGGTTGATGGATCAGATCCGGGAAAAGCGCGGGCTGACCTATGGTGTCGGCACCGGCCTTGCCAATGGCGTCTATGGCCAGACCTGGCAGGGCGGCATGGCCAGCGCCAATGACAAGGTCGCCGAGGCGGTGGCGCTGATCCGCGCCGAATGGGACCGCTTTGCCCGCGACGGTGTCACCGATCGCGAACTGACCGATGCCAAGACCTATCTGACCGGGGAATATCCGCTGCGCTTCGACGGCAATGGCAAGATCGCCGGCATCCTGGCGGGGATGCAGCTGATCGGCCTGCCGGCGGATTATGTCAACACCCGGAACGGCATGATCGAGGCGGTCACCGCCGAGGACGTGCAGCGCGTGGCCCGCAGGCTGCTCGATTCCCGCCAGATCCGTTTCGTGCTGGTCGGCCGGCCGCAGGGGATCGAGGCCAGCCCCTGA
- the mutL gene encoding DNA mismatch repair endonuclease MutL, with product MNNHAPNMRPVIRQLDEAAANRIAAGEVVERPASAVKELVENALDAGASRVEVVISRGGKALIRVSDDGCGMTAADLPLALARHATSKIDGSDLLDIRSFGFRGEALPSLGAVGRLTITSRAPGHDAAQIAVDAGRIGRVRPAAGNTGTVVELRDLFFATPARLKFLRSDRAETQAVAEVIRRLAMAEPHVSFTLTEEEDARLLFRADAEQGDLFGALHRRLGRVMGRDFIDNALVIDASRDGLTLTGFAALPTYSRGAAVAQHLFVNGRPVRDKLLTGALRAGYLDVLPSGRHPAAVLFVTCDPHMVDVNVHPAKAEVRFRDPDAARGLVVTALRHALAGAGHRSATTVAAAALAAAQPEPTGAPVAYAGGMAPRPSAPALAASLALQAPGFAEAPTARVEPAPDPRLIEAPLGAARAQLHENWIIAQTATGIVIVDQHAAHERLVYERLKAQAAASTIPSQALLIPEIVPLTESEAARILALAPDLARLGLVIEAFGGGAVAVREVPALIRRLDAAALIRDILDDLADQGASDRLQMRVDQVLSSMACHGSVRAGRRMSADEMNALLREMERTPKSGQCNHGRPTWIELKLADIERLFGR from the coding sequence ATGAACAATCACGCCCCCAACATGCGCCCCGTCATTCGACAGCTGGACGAGGCCGCCGCCAACCGCATCGCCGCCGGCGAGGTGGTCGAGCGCCCGGCCTCGGCGGTCAAGGAACTGGTCGAGAATGCGCTGGATGCCGGGGCCAGCCGCGTCGAAGTGGTGATTTCCCGCGGCGGCAAGGCGCTGATCCGGGTCAGCGACGATGGCTGCGGCATGACCGCCGCCGACCTGCCGCTGGCCCTGGCGCGTCATGCCACCAGCAAGATCGACGGCAGCGACCTGCTGGACATCCGCAGTTTCGGCTTTCGCGGCGAGGCGCTGCCCAGCCTGGGCGCGGTCGGGCGGCTAACCATCACCAGCCGAGCCCCGGGACATGACGCGGCGCAGATCGCCGTCGATGCTGGCCGGATCGGTCGGGTGCGGCCGGCGGCGGGCAATACCGGCACCGTGGTGGAATTGCGCGACCTGTTCTTTGCCACCCCGGCGCGGTTGAAATTCCTGCGCAGCGACCGCGCGGAAACCCAGGCCGTGGCCGAGGTGATCCGCCGCCTTGCCATGGCCGAGCCCCATGTCAGCTTCACCCTGACCGAGGAAGAGGATGCCCGGCTGCTGTTTCGCGCCGATGCCGAACAGGGCGATCTGTTCGGGGCGCTGCACCGGCGGCTGGGCCGGGTCATGGGGCGCGATTTCATCGACAATGCGCTGGTGATCGATGCCAGCCGCGACGGGCTGACGCTGACCGGCTTTGCGGCGCTGCCCACCTATTCGCGCGGCGCGGCGGTGGCGCAGCATCTGTTCGTGAACGGCCGCCCGGTGCGCGACAAGCTGCTGACCGGGGCGCTGCGCGCGGGCTATCTGGATGTGCTGCCCTCGGGCCGGCACCCGGCGGCGGTGCTGTTTGTCACCTGCGACCCGCATATGGTCGATGTGAACGTGCATCCCGCCAAGGCCGAGGTGCGCTTTCGCGATCCCGATGCCGCCCGCGGACTGGTGGTCACGGCGCTGCGCCATGCGCTGGCCGGGGCCGGGCACCGCAGCGCGACCACGGTGGCGGCGGCGGCCTTGGCAGCGGCGCAGCCCGAACCCACAGGCGCGCCCGTCGCGTATGCGGGCGGGATGGCGCCGCGCCCCTCGGCCCCGGCGCTGGCGGCCAGCCTGGCGCTGCAGGCGCCGGGGTTTGCCGAAGCGCCGACCGCCCGGGTCGAGCCCGCGCCCGATCCGCGGCTGATCGAGGCGCCACTGGGGGCGGCGCGCGCGCAGCTGCATGAAAACTGGATCATCGCCCAGACCGCCACCGGCATCGTCATCGTCGATCAGCATGCCGCGCATGAACGCCTGGTCTATGAGCGGCTGAAGGCGCAGGCCGCCGCCAGCACCATCCCGTCGCAGGCGCTGCTGATCCCCGAAATCGTCCCGCTGACCGAGTCCGAGGCCGCCCGCATCCTGGCGCTGGCCCCCGATCTGGCGCGGCTGGGGCTGGTCATCGAGGCCTTTGGCGGCGGCGCGGTGGCGGTGCGCGAGGTGCCGGCGCTGATCCGGCGGCTGGATGCAGCGGCGCTGATTCGCGACATTCTCGACGATCTTGCCGATCAGGGCGCCTCGGACCGGTTGCAGATGCGGGTCGATCAGGTGCTGTCCTCGATGGCCTGCCACGGCTCGGTCCGGGCGGGCCGCCGGATGAGCGCCGATGAAATGAACGCGCTGCTGCGCGAGATGGAGCGGACGCCGAAATCGGGCCAATGCAACCACGGCCGCCCCACCTGGATCGAACTGAAGCTGGCCGATATCGAACGCCTGTTCGGCCGATGA
- a CDS encoding sulfotransferase family 2 domain-containing protein: protein MIVSHRHRYIFVHIPKTGGTSLTLALEARVGRDDIILSDTPKGRNRRRRLRDAPARGRLWKHSTLADIEGLVDPAIFGDYLLFTLVRNPWARAVSYYRWLREQRFDHPQVRLAQRLGFGDFLRDQRTQAALAVPARHYLTASAGECAGHYLRLEHLDDDLPAIEAQLGFGLRPLPHANRSAPASGDWRGLYDKATAALVAHTAAEDIGRFGYRFDPD from the coding sequence ATGATCGTTTCCCACCGCCACCGCTATATCTTTGTCCATATTCCCAAGACGGGGGGCACCTCGCTGACCCTGGCGCTCGAGGCGCGGGTGGGCCGCGACGACATCATCCTGTCCGACACGCCCAAGGGCCGCAACCGTCGCCGCCGTCTGCGCGACGCGCCGGCGCGTGGGCGGTTGTGGAAACATTCGACCCTGGCCGATATCGAGGGTCTGGTAGATCCGGCAATCTTTGGCGACTATCTGCTGTTCACGCTGGTGCGCAACCCCTGGGCGCGGGCGGTCAGCTATTACCGCTGGCTGCGCGAGCAGCGTTTCGATCATCCACAGGTGCGCCTGGCGCAGCGGCTGGGTTTCGGCGATTTCCTGCGCGACCAGCGGACCCAGGCGGCGCTGGCGGTGCCGGCGCGGCACTATCTGACCGCCAGCGCCGGGGAATGTGCGGGCCATTACCTGCGGCTGGAACATCTGGACGACGATCTGCCGGCCATCGAGGCGCAGCTGGGCTTCGGCCTGCGGCCGCTGCCGCATGCCAACCGCTCGGCCCCGGCGTCCGGGGACTGGCGCGGCCTCTATGACAAGGCCACCGCGGCGCTGGTCGCCCACACCGCGGCCGAGGACATCGGCCGTTTCGGCTATCGCTTCGATCCTGATTGA
- a CDS encoding DUF3775 domain-containing protein, translating to MLEISAEKLAHIIIRAREYDSGVNAWAHSGQRTGHGTAAELAEFIAGLNEDEQASLVAVMWIGRDTFDAEDLAEAIETAKTQRRGPTEDYLMGEPQLADYLEAGMEALGMSPGAAEDDLQKPV from the coding sequence ATGCTGGAAATCAGCGCCGAGAAGCTTGCCCATATCATCATCCGCGCCCGCGAATACGACAGCGGCGTCAACGCCTGGGCCCATAGCGGCCAGCGCACAGGCCACGGCACCGCCGCGGAACTGGCCGAATTCATCGCCGGCCTGAACGAGGACGAACAGGCCAGCCTGGTCGCCGTCATGTGGATCGGCCGCGACACGTTCGACGCCGAGGATCTGGCCGAGGCGATCGAGACCGCCAAGACCCAGCGCCGCGGCCCGACCGAGGATTACCTGATGGGCGAGCCGCAGCTGGCCGATTATCTCGAAGCCGGGATGGAGGCGCTGGGCATGTCGCCCGGCGCGGCCGAGGACGATCTGCAAAAGCCGGTTTAA